The Arachis ipaensis cultivar K30076 chromosome B05, Araip1.1, whole genome shotgun sequence nucleotide sequence ATGGATAAAGTATATAACTGAGAATTGGGCCTATAGGCTCTGAAGAAGAATATTGTTTTGGATATGACTCAACGATTTATTTCGGGTATCTTTGTGTCATAGCCCAAAATATAAGCAAATTGGAAGTCCGGTCTCTTTTCCTAACTCTTTCCTTAAGTTGGGTTTTGTAGAAAAGGGTAAAAtgggttttaaaaaaaaaacaattttgtCCCTTCGGGGACATCCGATAAAAAGAAAAGCTCTTTTTAACTTGAGATAAAAAACTTAAACAAGACATCTAAGTATctaactcaaaattaaaattatgtgGTCCAGACTGCAGAATCAAACTTTAAAGGCGGCGTGTTGCTAATGAACCATAGCTCACACGACATTCCGCCCCCTCCCCATCTCAAAGGTCTCGGGTTCGAGTCCTACCAGCTACAACCGAAAAGAAAAAATTGGTAAGTATATGAGGAGTGTGTCAGTGTGTATTGTGTACCTAGGATTgtgagttgaaaaaaaaaaaaaacggtgtGTTTGAAGTAGATTTCATACCCTAAAGCTTAAGGTCTAAACCCTTAAATCACCAAGAGGTCAATATTGCTTATAAAAGAGTGGCAATATTGCGGTTATTGCCTCTTGAAGCAGCCACGCTAAGGATCAATTTGCGGATAAAGATTCCTTTTCAGTATAAATATGTAATgtatgataaaaaattaaataaaataaaaacacccttcctttttgtttttctttacgAACTCTTGTATTTTGAAGAAAATAATTTAGCTTAGGCACAGAAGATGTGCAGTTTATCCACTTTTACTATTAAAGTAAACAGTGTTAATTTTGATTCAAGATTTGTAAAATACTCATGATGCTTATTAACTCACCAATGTAGGATTTTTCAAAGGAGCTACCAAGATTCAAGCAATTACTACCTTCACGTCCATGAAACCAAAAAATCCTTGTCCACTACTTTCGAGTTTTGAACCCATTTACTTCAATGGTCCTCCTTTTCCAACTATAAATGTTATTGCTATCATAGCTAAGCTACCTACTCTTGCATATCAAGGAGTCGCATGAGAAAATTCAGTGCACCATGCGTATAAAACAATACGGAAAATTTTCAaggaataaatttttaaaaaatctttattAACTAAATCCTACCTAATTTGGTCAAAATCTTGGAATTCCATCTGATTTTACTGCTATACTTCTCGttttcctttattattattattagtagtagtagtagtagtagtgttTTTTAGTAGTTAAACTTTTATAATTAATAGAAAACTTTTTAGCAAAAAGTAGTTAAGTTTACTTTGATTAATTTCAAAATTAGCAAATTTTATTAacatttaattaattaacattatttaatattttaaaattatattttaaaaaatgatataattaatttaaataataatacacTAAACTCAATATAAATATTGAAAACTAAATATGAGGTTAAAATattcattaaaatttaaattttttaggttgatttagaaaataaattaaaattttgtgtttttattttttacttcaaTGATGGTTGTGCATGTAAAATGCACTTTTGTTTAGTTATTTCTTTTAtcaacttatttttttttttcaaaaataaacagATTGATTCAATGTAAACAAGTATACTTATGGTAGGAAATTTATGGTTTAACgtttaactaataataataataataataataataataataataataataataataataataataataataatgacaaatgcaaaacaaaaagcaaaaagaaACTGTAAAATCGAGTAGAGCTCccaaagattatttttgaaaaatttccaaAACATTAcccaaaataaagaagaaaaaaaacttATGATCTGACTCATGTTTTAAaaccttttctaacttctttttcaGGCATATTCTACCTATTTTCATTCTTTCATCATTTCATATTATCTTAACGCACCCCAAACCAATCTTTTCATATACTAGCTAGCATGAACAATATAGAAAGGGTAGACTAATAGCATATTAGCCAACAAACTTTTGCTAATAGCATCTAAATGGATAGGGAGAACAAGAAATCTTCCCGTGAGCAAATAGTTTTAGTCAAAtagacttttaattttttttaaatggtgTTGTCAAATATAAGTTTTTATTCTATAATATTTCTTTTGTCTTATAAAATGTTTGATGAAAAACCACATTTGATAATACTAATTTGTTGACGAGGTTCAAGATTTGAATATTCAATATTATAAACACAGTAATACTTTACTAGAAAAAAGAATGCTCCATCCATTACAAGGGCAAAAGATTCGATGGTCTCAGAAtgttggaccattaaatggtcccataataaaacatgttttttaagttttttaataattgctaaatagttcttatttaattttaattataatttagtcttttatatattatttaattataaaatttattttttattttataaattattttttgagaaatGCTAGGGGTCAGCAATTTTTGAgatttatagccatcaaatagccatcaatgaggcttttaatagtgtgagattagtATGacatttcatccaatggctcacttctttgctggttacataccGGCCATAATTTGATAAAGTTGCTGGCCCTAGAattttccttatttttttatcatttatctatcatgtttattgagaataaaaaactaaaacaataataaattagatcttccattaatagtaataaatattttacaatcTTAATCGATTATAATTTTATCATTGATCCAATTACATACGTATTGGGTTGGAAAAATCGTTTTTGTTAAAAATTCAATTGATTGGATGcacaaaccaatcgattgaattttgcaagGCATGTAAgatttttcttattcaatcgattggtcatattacccaatcgattgaaatcaTCAAAGCAATATGGGTTTagttaattcaatcgattggttctgTTACCCCTCAgtaaattattattttcgaaaaccccatttttaaatttaattccccaaatatgagtttttttttatgcaaaataagTTCGTCGCactataatttttatagagtttgcCTAACCCCGACGAACTTCacttcaaattctaaaaaaaatggcTAACTCAAGTTCTTAAACTTTACAATAGACAATGACAACCATTATCATCGTTTCCAGAGTACATAGGAGTAcacaaaaatattgaaaaaataatagtttttttttaatttataatgagAAAAAATCCTGGTTAAATATGCCTTGTTTCCGTGTATATGTGTATTTCTGGAAACGATGATAATGGTTGTCATTAGTGTTGAAAAAGCCATGCTTGTTATCggtgtatttttgtgtactcctaTGTACTCTtgggtagcgtttgttttgaggtactgagacagaaactgaaagactgagactcagtatcgtgtttgttagtttagagactggtactaaaatttctgtctctgtctctcaaATTTCAGCAGTACCTcaaaaaagtagggacacaggggactaaaatttttagagatggagactgaaattttaataacattttatacctaaaatactttcatttcaattaattaattctaaatttactctttgtacaaattaaattagagtttcattcttgtttcaattcctctctctcattttgcaccaaacagaatactgagatttatttcaatccctgtctcttagtctttgtctctcagtctcagtctttccgtctctgtctctccaccaaacgctacttTGTAGACGATAATAATGGCTTAAAAATTTGAGTTTTGTTGGTTTTGAAAAAAATTCGAGTGAAATTCGTCGGGGTTATAGAGTTCGGGAGGTCAGACGAactctataaaaaaaatatagagtgcGGCTAATTcgctctaaataaaaaaaaatcgtatttgaaAAATGGAATTTtggaaaatgatatttttttaaatgataagtAAAAATGATTTTAGTGTTATAGGAAGTGTATTGGAATTTTTTTCATTGGTAAAATTTGAAGATGTCAGGTATATATTTACGGACATTGAGATGGATGAATAATACTGTAAGGACGATGACATTAACCAACAAGAAGAGTTAATATGTGACCAAGATATGATGGATAAATAATATGAATTTGAACAAGATTTTGGAGATGAATTTATTGAGGGAATAgcaaaaccaatcgattgaattaactAAATCAGATTGTTTTGATGATTTCAATCTATTGGTAATATGACCAATAGATTGAATAAGAAAAATCCCGCATGCCCTGCAAAATTCAATCAATTGAAGTTTGGGAAGACTGAATTTCAATCTATTCGGTAATATAAGCaatcaattgaattttaaaaaaccaacattttagtcatcgttcaatcgattgggtaatataaCCAATAGATTGATTTTTGCGAAAACCATGCTGCCttgcaattttcaatcgattgttttgtgataaccagtctaatcgattgagttatgcgaaacctgaaattcaatcgattgttttgataatccaatcgattgattttcaaaGAAACACGATCTCAGGACGAACGTCACGAATGAAATATAAACTTTTAATTAATTGGAATGGCCAAAAAATTTATTACGATGAAtagaagatctaattcgttattgttttttattttgattattaataaacataatagatgaatgataaaataataatttataaaataaaaaatattttttataattaaataaaatatatgaggttaatttgtaattaaaattagaaaagaattATTTAGCAGTTATTAAACATATTTTATTATGAAACTATTGAATGGTCGAAACGTTCTGAAACCATCAAATCCAGTACAAACGCGGCACAGAAATTAATCGGCATTGAGAATAGATTATTTGAGATTTTTTCTTTCCTTCAAGATATTTTGTTACTTAGTACTTAAAACTTAAAAGCCAGGCCACATACCTAGATGACACATTCTTTTCacgaaaaaaaacttaaaaatcttaattcatctttttaattatttttcataatttttaaataaaaatgttaattatttatattttatattttaaaattttaattcttttaaatatttaaaaaaaaaaaattaaaacttccAAACATTACTCTATTTTTGCTCCCTCAATTAATTGCATTGATTCCACAATTCTTATCAGAATTAGGAAAACCACAATCCTTCCAAGCTATTTAGAATAAAGTGATCACTAAATATTGTTGGCAGCTAGAGATGTACATGGTTCGATTCGATTCGAAGATCTGATCCGACCTCGAACACTTTAAGGGCTAATTTAGTATGATTTTATTGGGTCTAGAATCGGGTAAAAGTattaaaaatagacccggtcattatttcggattGGGTCCAGGTCATAGTACGGGTCACCCGAACTTGGCCTGATAGTccgatcatcatacacaattaatattttgtgttattagtgatggatgatgactattcttatgtgaaatttaaatattgtaaatcttaatattttatgttattagtcattataagattataagttaatgttttatatttaaaatgcataagactttagactaatgcataatattgtgttatttgtattgatttagatatttggtgttattagacaatattaatattaattataattatgttttaattttagagaagaattggttcttgttatatttttttaagtgaattttactatgtgaattgtgaaataatagTTAGAGATTATGTGATTCTTATATGCTAAAGACCcggtttttatttgatttttacccGATTTTCACCCAGCTCAAATGTGCGTAAATTTTATCGGGTCTAGAATCGAATTAAGATCTAAAAATTAGACCCAATCTATATTTCAGGTCGAATTTGAGTCAAGCCAAACCCGACCCAGCCCATGTAAACCCCTAGTGGCAGCTATATATTTACGACCATCTCTACTTGACTTAGGATTGATTCATTTCAAACGCACCATCTTATAATATTAATGAAAATGTACACTATCTTGGCCTCAGGAGTACCGAGTAATTTCCGGTTAAGACGACAAAATATTTTCTCTTATCAGAACAAGTTTCTTGTTTAGTTAGTTTGCTTAATAAACTCGAAGACTATAATCATTTGTACCTAGAAAATAAGGCTAAGATAATTATTTACATATAAACAAATATTTCCTCTATAAAATTGACTACTTTTAATGCATTAATAATTTCAAACGTTAAAATCTTTTCATATTTTTGTGAAaaacataaattattattttggtTCTTAATATTTAAAGTAAATCTTATTTTCTTCACATTTTCAacaagtttaattttttttatatttattaaaatattaatattattttaaatattttaaaataaaaataaaataattaaaatattaaaaactaaaataaaatttactcTAAACATTCAAGACAAAAATTACTTTACCTTGTGAAAATATCTTAGCTACTAAGTTTTTTGGATGATATTTAAcaaaatctagaaaaagaaaattagtaCTATTGGATAAAAAACTATTTTTCTTCTCAACTACCAACTCCAACATTAATTAAACAAAACTAGTTAATGCATTTAACTACCACCAGCAGTGATTTATTTGTGCATAGGAAAAATAAATTCCAGCTATTTTTTATATACcatttattattttagttatttttacgTGAGTAATTATCATATAATAAATAGTGTGATCTTAATGTTAATATAAATATACCATGAATACGTCTTTACCATAGCAATTTGGCAATAGAAACAAAATTTGCAATTTGCGTTCTACGATGCCGAAATAGTTGCATTCCCGAACCCCGTTCTAACTTTACCTTTTTCATCATAGAGAATTACCCTCGTTCAACAACCAAGTTCGCTCTcgctttcactctctatctctcacTCACTCTTTTGAAACCCATAAATCCAAGCACTTCACTCCCAAACTCACAACACCACACCCcccaaactaaaaagaaaaatggcTTTGAATCTGAAGCCATCGTTTCTTCTACTCACTTTAGCATTTTCCCTCaccattttttcttttgttcctaCTCCTACTTGTTCACGCGCCCCACCTTCTGAATTCGCCACCACCGTTCTAGACCTCTCTGCTTCACTCCACCAAGCCCAACAAGTCCTCTCCCTTAATCCTCAGCTTCTAGAAACTTCTCTTCAACAAGAACAAGAAGCACAAATCAACCCAACTTCCACTTCTTCGTCTTCATTCTCTGTTAATCTACACACTAGAGATTCACTCTTCAATGCCAAGCACAAAGACTACAAGTCCCTTGTCTTGGCCCGACTCGCCCGCGACTCAGCCCGAGTCGACGCGCTCAACCTCAAGCTCCACTTTGCCCTCAACAACATCTCCAAATCGGACCTTCACCCCACCCAAACAGAACTCCTACCCGAAGACCTATCCACTCCGGTGGCCTCCGGCACCAGCATGGGCTCCGGCGAGTACTTCACGCGTGTCGGCGTGGGCCAACCCTCAAAGCCTTTCTACATGGCACTCGACACTGGAAGCGACGTTAACTGGCTTCAGTGCAAGCCCTGTTCTGACTGCTACCAACAATCCGACCCGGTTTTCGACCCGACATTATCATCTTCTTACAGCCCACTAACTTGCCAGGCCCAGCAGTGTCAGGCCTTAGACGTATCGGCTTGTCGCAACGGCAGGTGCTTATACCAAGTGAGTGGGTTTGAATAATCTTGTTTTTATGAGTAATATtactaaaaagatatgaaaaaatgAAAGAAGCTGATTCAGATTCATTACAGGTTTCATATGGTGATGGCTCTTTTACTGTTGGTGAGTACATGACGGAAACTGTTTCTTTTGGCAACTCCGGATCAGTGGCCAAGGTTGCAATGGGCTGCGGCCATGATAACGAGGGCCTGTTCGTGGCTGCTGCAGGCCTGATCGGGCTTGGAGGCGGGCCTTTGTCTCTAACTTCGCAGATCAAGGCAACGTCCTTCTCCTACTGCCTCGTGGACCGCGACTCGCCAAAGAGCTCCACGCTCGAGTTCAACTCGCCTCGACCCGCTGACTCGGTCACCGGAGCACTTCTTAGGAACCAGAAGCTCGACAC carries:
- the LOC107644334 gene encoding protein ASPARTIC PROTEASE IN GUARD CELL 1, with amino-acid sequence MALNLKPSFLLLTLAFSLTIFSFVPTPTCSRAPPSEFATTVLDLSASLHQAQQVLSLNPQLLETSLQQEQEAQINPTSTSSSSFSVNLHTRDSLFNAKHKDYKSLVLARLARDSARVDALNLKLHFALNNISKSDLHPTQTELLPEDLSTPVASGTSMGSGEYFTRVGVGQPSKPFYMALDTGSDVNWLQCKPCSDCYQQSDPVFDPTLSSSYSPLTCQAQQCQALDVSACRNGRCLYQVSYGDGSFTVGEYMTETVSFGNSGSVAKVAMGCGHDNEGLFVAAAGLIGLGGGPLSLTSQIKATSFSYCLVDRDSPKSSTLEFNSPRPADSVTGALLRNQKLDTFYYVQLAGVSVGGHMISVPPETFAVGQSGSGGIIVDCGTAVTRLQTQAYNSVRDAFRSMTRNLRTTNGFAIFDTCYDLSSLQSVDVPTVSFHFGGGKSWLLPAKNYLIPVDESGTYCFAFAPTTSSMSIMGNIQQQGTRVSFDLAHNLVGFSPNKC